The DNA sequence TATTAGAACCAGCCTCTAAAGCAAAATCTGTTGTGCTTCTGAACAAATATTTTGACATTCAGTACAAAAAGACAACGGTGTTCCGGCAGCTTGAAGAATTAGTAAATCTGAAAGAACAAGTAATTAATAGAGCAATCCAGTATGCAAAGGACCACCTGCAGTTTGATTTTTCACTCATATTTTATGACGTTACAACGTTATATTTTGAAACCTTTACGCAAGATGAGTTTAGGCGTAATGGATTTTCCAAAGACAATAAGCTTAATCAGCCACAAATACTCATTGGTCTTGTTGTAGACAAGACTGGTTTTCCAATCTACTACGATATATTTTCTGGAAACACCTTTGAGGGTAAAACAATTATACCAATTATCAGCGCTTTGAAGCAGCGGTATACAATAAGAAAGTTTACTGTTGTTGCAGATGCAGGAATGCTCAGTGAAAACAACCTTCAAGAGCTTGAGAAAGCTGGTATTGACTATATAGTTGGCGCACGGAGTGGTTATCTGAGTATTACAGAGGCAAGAAGTATTGCAAACAAACTTGATAAGGTAGACAAAAGGGTGATCAAGCACGATGCAATCTTGTATGAATACTCAACAGCACGAGCCAGAAAAGATAAAGCAGATAACGACAAAGCGATTTTAAAGGCGCAGTATTATTTGCAGAATCCTTCAGCAGCTATGAGGCGGTTAAGGTTTTTATCAGATATCGGCAAGAAGGATTTTATCCTCAATGAAAAACTTATAGAGAAACATCGACTCCTTGAAGGA is a window from the Deltaproteobacteria bacterium genome containing:
- a CDS encoding IS1634 family transposase, producing MKPHYDKIRKVKTHSGATAVQIGRYKGKRFELIKHIGSAHDTEKISELMNIARAYIRSHAEQLELKYNAYSEEVMFTRGIQVEKSTLGEAFAYLSGVYERIGFSKLGSEILKHFAIIRVLEPASKAKSVVLLNKYFDIQYKKTTVFRQLEELVNLKEQVINRAIQYAKDHLQFDFSLIFYDVTTLYFETFTQDEFRRNGFSKDNKLNQPQILIGLVVDKTGFPIYYDIFSGNTFEGKTIIPIISALKQRYTIRKFTVVADAGMLSENNLQELEKAGIDYIVGARSGYLSITEARSIANKLDKVDKRVIKHDAILYEYSTARARKDKADNDKAILKAQYYLQNPSAAMRRLRFLSDIGKKDFILNEKLIEKHRLLEGIKGYKTNITDVSEQLLIARYHDLWKIEQSFRIAKSDLEARPIYHRKELSIQYHFLIVFVALCMTRVIEQEKGKSVRQVVDELKDKWTITLKDEISGNSVNILINKKPH